One genomic region from Leptolyngbyaceae cyanobacterium JSC-12 encodes:
- a CDS encoding putative nucleotidyltransferase (IMG reference gene:2510097242~PFAM: Nucleotidyltransferase domain) → MADLDAAITRQQLLETELNRYVSVLREHYDPRSIRVFGSMVSGTVHEWSDIDLVIVKDTTQRFLDRTKEVLKLLQPRVGLDVLVYTPAEFARLYQERAFVRDEIVNKGRVLYERRI, encoded by the coding sequence ATGGCTGACTTAGATGCAGCAATCACTCGACAGCAGTTACTTGAGACAGAGCTTAATCGCTATGTGTCAGTGTTGCGAGAGCACTATGACCCGCGATCGATCCGGGTATTCGGCTCAATGGTAAGTGGCACGGTTCATGAATGGTCGGATATTGACTTGGTGATTGTCAAAGACACTACTCAACGTTTTCTAGATCGCACTAAGGAGGTTTTAAAGCTACTGCAACCACGAGTAGGCTTGGATGTGCTGGTATATACTCCTGCTGAGTTTGCTCGACTCTATCAGGAGCGGGCATTTGTGCGAGATGAAATTGTGAACAAAGGCAGGGTGCTGTATGAACGCAGAATATGA